In Apis mellifera strain DH4 linkage group LG3, Amel_HAv3.1, whole genome shotgun sequence, one DNA window encodes the following:
- the LOC410161 gene encoding putative uncharacterized protein DDB_G0282133 isoform X10: MMDWGIRRSIMFHVRRRPSDYVPRKRKKKPSGKWNELDCRYEDERLPFLLELNPDGSEIPNGAGVRHRLQPNVTEVGSERPIGPQAVQAQTLTLTGPTVMPRHCVIAFTENIVTLTPCSRDAYTYVNNQRIHQTTILQNGAIVKFGRLHTFKFIDPTPDERIRQRHDSGKQIEYNYDRLLLYRRRSPDLANQETNMEKYGTVSGTSNNGQNQVQIQSQSIQDQIIHSSSPNKSTPIPAAAVTVCHTRSPTHALESTHNYETTFDLDGNVETASLTSSRDGNRTLQNDRQPRGTDPILPAVLEFLEETEETFFHAVITDVEPSAPQFKLAPTYTLYLAARYRASTHFRPELQPTERAHRLTVMLANVASMIQRVIQERYMDASSLALWLANGSELLHMLKNDRHVGAFSTRAQDILTEAVHTAFASLVRCISLELAPAMSQFMADADEPAKEAGVLQIFSSTMALLRRCRVNAALTIQLFSHLFHTINATTFNALVSNTNLCVRWFGRRLKARLNALETWAERQGLELASQCHLATIMQATHLLQAPKYNAEELATLSSTCFKLNSLQVRALLQKYQPAADEPRLPAELIENVVRVAESVADTLARADGREIRLEEEPTLALALLLPEDGYSCEVIRGVPPGLAEFLAPLQRDGLCRMASQPTSSGYWTIYMIDHHNNFRSPSAMSNRSGGYSCHAGSNIVQPEIHIIKLHKSTNGMGLSIVAAKGAGQDRLGIYIKSVVTGGAADADGRLTAGDQLLKVDGQSLVGITQEKAAEYLVRTGPIVTLEVAKQGAIYHGLATLLSQPSPVMNRAYKIRPKSESLEASTAQEMNEQSSTSHSMGNLLNVPRHAIDLERSIDSVPDSNSDSSATVNNKCNSFSLDSIPYIDQVDEISSVPFSSNQFQLELDKYQLENNNRVVIKRYDSQLINEEGQIANRYERGEASSYKQEKYTKTNKQANKYNMAKQQEKNDEIKERKVKDILLSPYVILNNNDDFEIFISKAKADMFNIPVLNLDLSGLDSNTTYDVSSFNKCWKSPEENMNIISSNNIILDKDMNKDMNKMLSSYNINEKLISENIQKYDSPYIINIAKNYIQRKNTKQKLSNAKFMKQLSSSYPNIERIKELWHNENNQLKEGNRKKYLWFNLKKCDSVYELKQINDILSLPTKQFQFWNDNNITNYEEKLCKQNFIVQDKCQQKSMSFIKENNYSNILPIQIKKNRKNNMINNQQIPILIEKIYTNNTINLMLDQDWKIYPRSNRTHLNLDFFLRSRRMSERDLPSRLGRDITAPQQQMHISKSVPALHNVGTDGKQQHEVFNPGYSRASSSNSVTPPVTQPPPPMATISGSTSLRSRSSHNLHDSTRIGTLSSNGLVTRQQSSPNLNPDHTSNHNDTNVNGGTNSNILQGNEVERFYQNLSIYRNQDATTKQHNPSQHLDDRTPLQLQKNLRGSQNSLNRPGVFEMNQTRDRPISSYVPQPQQQSYIDNTGQSQQQACTAPPRSQSSRDIIRQEAKLQEMQEEVRRRELRGGISVPLNQYRPSTYNLKTNTSVQSSISSVVRPTKSIGSQPNLGSSPPITISTSVSTSRQTGPSSYNYLDAQYGSYMVQYGKSSHTHQHQSQSQSQHQHSHQHQLQLQHQYQHQHQHQHQHHNIQQQNFGHIQYGHVGMLSSRGKNDLTRMQLNGTLHDYGRDQNIRDIGKLYTDQNQHVAGSQYCLNSNPEIQNEFYNDENGINRMQTAPEGTSISNEIPIRPILPEEGFTESSPPPPPSTSTHPLYNKQSDSRYTASMQDPPRGGYYPTNTTGTTLQPRQYQYSASNPWQREEKEREQARRREAARQWRDQQIAELSALSHRTSQQEEQLRALQLERDFQKRAEEIANQQDDDEESNDLDTENIRVQQSLFQTTVMQDRNNSLEQHSNLSKTNVTNQSSKGNHFSRSLGGSPMHSMNVVTTHGNNTLQQCTQNITTTCLQQQQQQQDNSSSLLSSDFQHQHTNQMQNNIGQISMPSLIHLTSSQKSLGLSQSNEEKEMHRRHEEIKRKQIDFDDTQLKKEEETNKQQQMYQQQHHSQQSQSHLKTQQLLHSNMLRLDSLIINGSNASPTQNGINDAPLPPERGSSFAVMSQQNTLRSNNANISNIILASQPQTTSVKRVSFHDSNANVESIRNISSGNLSTNQTMTMDAITEDPNNFINDAEILLASPKTPEGSGGTSITGSTPGVIGAQEVYKDPRQKRLAEKQKQQQSSQVGQVPEKLSFKEKMKMFAMETGEDGTPRDKVKISRAQREIDNIGNPVLNSNYYNNSNNSIINTSNSNIQNNNNGNSINNNNSNRQQ, from the exons ATACGAAGATGAAAGATTaccttttttattagaattgaatCCTGATGGTAGTGAAATTCCAAACGGTGCCGGTGTACGACATCGGTTACAACCAAACGTGACGGAGGTGGGCTCGGAAAGACCAATAGGTCCACAGGCAGTTCAAGCTCAAACTCTCACTTTGACAGGACCAACGGTTATGCCGAGACACTGTGTAATTGCTTTTACTGAAAATATTGTCACTCTTACACCTTGCTCCAGAGATGCTTATACTTACGTAAACAATCAGAGGATACATCAAACAACAATACTTCAG aatGGAGCAATTGTGAAATTTGGCAGATTACATACTTTTAAGTTCATCGATCCAACACCTGATGAACGAATTAGACAACGACATGATTCTGGAAAAcaaatcgaatataattatgacCG CCTGCTTTTGTACCGTAGACGCTCCCCAGACTTGGCCAATCAAGAAACGAACATGGAAAAATATGGAACAGTATCCGGAACTTCAAATAATGGACAGAATCAAGTTCAAATTCAGAGCCAATCAATTCAAGAccaaattattcattcatctAGTCCAAACAAGTCTACACCCATTCCTGCTGCTGCTGTTACTGTATGTCATACTCGAAGTCCAACGCATGCATTGGAATCAACTCATAATTATGAAACTACGTTTGATCTCGATGGAAACGTTGAGACTGCCAGTCTTACCAGCAGCAGAGACGGTAACAG aACATTACAGAATGATCGACAACCACGAGGAACGGACCCAATCTTACCAGCTGTATTAGAATTTCTTGAAGAAAcagaagaaacattttttcatgCAGTAATTACGGACGTTGAACCATCAGCACCTCAATTTAAATTGGCTCCAACATATACCCTTTACCTGGCAGCAAGATATCGTGCAAGCACACATTTTAGACCAGAATTACAACCAACGGAGAGAGCTCACAGATTGACTGTAATGTTGGCAAACGTCGCTAGTATGATTCAACGAGTAATAcag GAACGGTATATGGATGCGTCTTCATTGGCATTATGGTTAGCAAATGGTTCAGAATTATTACATATGTTGAAAAACGATCGTCATGTAGGAGCATTTTCGACGAGAGCACAGGATATTTTGACAGAAGCAGTTCATACAGCTTTTGCGTCGCTAGTTCGATGCATTTCCTTAGAACTAGCGCCGGCAATGTCACAATTTATGGCTGATGCAGATGAACCTGCCAAAGAAGCTGGtgttcttcaaatattttcgagtACGATGGCATTACTCAGACGATGTAGAGTAAATGCTGCGCTCACGATTCAACTATTTAGTCACTTATTTCATACAATAAATGCAACTACATTTAATGCATTAGTTTCAAACACAAACTTATGTGTTAGATGGTTTGGTCGTAGATTAAAGGCAAGACTAAACGCTCTTGAAACTTGGGCTGAAAGGCAAGGATTAGAACTCGCAAGTCAATGTCACTTAGCAACAATTATGCAAGCGACTCATCTTTTACAAGCGCCAAAATATAATGCAGAGGAACTTGCTACTTTAAGTTCTACTTGTTTTAAGTTGAATTCTCTTCAAGTCCGAGCATTGTTGCAAAAATATCAACCAGCTGCTGATGAGCCAAGACTTCCGGCAGAATTGATCGAGAATGTAGTCAGA GTAGCAGAAAGTGTGGCTGATACTTTGGCACGTGCTGATGGCAGGGAGATTCGACTTGAGGAAGAACCTACACTTGCATTAGCACTTTTACTTCCCGAAGATGGATATAGTTGCGAAGTTATTCGTGGTGTACCTCCAGGATTAGCAGAATTTTTAGCACCATTACAACGAGATGGTCTTTGTCGTATGGCATCACAACCTACTAGTAGTGGATACTGGACTATATATATGATAGATCatcataataat tttcgCAGCCCAAGTGCAATGAGTAATAGATCTGGAGGGTATTCTTGTCATGCGGGTTCAAATATTGTTCAGCCTgagatacatataataaaattacataaatctaCTAATGGAATGGGTTTAAGTATCGTTGCGGCAAAG gGTGCTGGTCAAGATAGacttggaatatatataaagagcgTAGTTACTGGTGGTGCTGCTGATGCT GATGGTAGATTGACTGCTGGTGATCAACTGCTAAAAGTGGATGGACAAAGTTTAGTAGGAATTACTCAAGAAAA ggCTGCTGAATATTTAGTACGCACTGGTCCAATAGTCACACTTGAAGTTGCTAAGCAGGGTGCCATATATCATGGTTTAGCTACTTTATTGTCACAACCATCACCAGTAATGAACAGAG CATACAAGATTCGACCCAAATCCGAAAGCTTGGAAGCTTCAACGGCGCAAGAAATGAACGAGCAATCATCTACATCACATTCAATGGGTAATTTGTTGAATGTTCCAAGGCACGCGATTGATTTGGAACGTTCAATCGATTCAGTACCAG ACTCAAACTCGGATTCTTCGGCTACAGTAAACAACAAATGTAATAGtttttctctcgattcaaTACCCTATATCGATCAAGTCGATGAAATATCATCAGTTCCATTTTCAAGCAATCAATTCCAATTGGAATTGGATAAATaccaattggaaaataataac CGCGTTGTGATCAAACGCTATGATTCACAATTAATCAACGAAGAAGGACAAATTGCAAATAGATACGAACGAGGAGAAGCATCTTCatataaacaagaaaaatatacaaagacaAACAAACAagcaaacaaatataatatggcGAAACAAcaggaaaaaaatgatgaaataaaagaaagaaaagtaaaagataTCTTGTTATCGCcgtatgttatattaaataataatgatgatttcgaaatatttatttcaaaagcaAAGGCTGACATGTTTAATATTCCAGTATTGAATCTTGATTTGTCTGGTCTAGATAGTAATACAACTTATGATGTCTCCAGTTTCAACAAGTGTTGGAAATCACCAGAAGAG aatatgaatattatatcttcaaacaatataattcttgATAAGGACATGAATAAggatatgaataaaatgttatcttcgtataatataaatgaaaaattaatatcagaaaatattcaaaaatatgattcaccatatataataaatattgcaaaaaattatattcaaagaaagaatacaaaacaaaaattatctaatgctaaatttatgaaacaatTGTCAAGTTCCTATCCAAATATTGAGAGAATAAAGGAATTATGGCATAacgaaaataatcaattaaaagagggaaatagaaaaaaatacctgtggtttaatttaaaaaaatgtgattcggtttatgaattaaaacaaatcaatgatatattatcaCTTCCTActaaacaatttcaattttggaatgataataatataacaaattatgaagaaaaacTTTGCAAGCAAAATTTCATTGTTCAAGACAAATGTCAACAAAAATCAATgtcatttattaaagaaaataattattctaatattttaccaattcaaattaaaaaaaatcgaaaaaataacaTGATCAACAATCAGCAAATTccaattttgattgaaaaaatttatactaataataCGATCAACTTAATGCTCGACCaggattggaaaatttatccaaGATCAAATCGAACTCATCTAAatcttgatttctttttac GATCTCGTCGCATGAGCGAACGAGATTTACCATCTAGACTTGGACGCGATATAACTGCACCCCAACAACAAATGCATATTAGCAAATCAGTGCCAGCGTTACACA atgtaGGAACAGATGGAAAACAACAGCACGAAGTATTCAATCCTGGTTACAGTAGAGCATCTTCAAGCAATAGTGTCACACCTCCAGTTACGCAGCCACCTCCACCAATGGCCACAATCAGCGGTTCAACATCATTACGTTCTCg TTCGAGTCATAATTTACATGATTCGACAAGAATCGGAACTTTATCATCGAATGGTCTCGTAACTAGACAACAATCGTCACCAAATTTAAATCCTGATCATACATCGAATCACAATGATACAAATGTGAATGGTGGAACAAATTCGAACATTCTTCAAGGTAACGAAGTTGaaagattttatcaaaatttgagTATCTATCGTAATCAAGATGCAACAACTAAACAGCATAATCCATCTCAACATTTAGATGATAG AACTCCTCTTCAATTACAAAAGAATTTGAGAGGTTcgcaaaattctttaaatcgtCCAGGAGTGTTTGAAATGAATCAAACTAGAGACCGTCCAATATCCTCGTATGTACCTCAACCTCAACAACAatcttatattgataatactgGTCAATCGCAACAACAAGCTTGCACAGCACCTCCAAGATCTCAATCATCTCGAGATATAATACGTCAAGAAGCGAAACTTCAAGAAATGCAAGAAGAAGTCAGAAGACGCGAGTTACGAGGTGGAATTTCAGTTCCATTGAATCAATACCGACCATCtacttacaatttaaaaacaaatacatCTGTTCAATCATCGATTAGTTCTGTTGTTCGACCAACAAAATCTATTGGTTCGCAACCAAATTTGGGATCAAGTCCACCGATAACAATATCCACATCAGTTTCAACATCCAGACAAACCGGTCCTTcgagttataattatttggatGCACAATATGGTTCATATATGGTTCAATATGGAAAATCTTCACATACTCATCAACATCAATCTCAATCTCAATCTCAACACCAACATTCACATCAACATCAGCTACAACTCCAGCATCAATATCAACACCAACATCAACATCAGCATCAACATCACAATATACAACAACAAAATTTTGGACATATCCAATATGGACATGTTGGTATGTTATCGTCAAGAGGAAAAAATGACTTAACTCGTATGCAATTAAATGGGACATTACACGATTATGGAAGAGatcaaaatattcgagatattggaaaattatatacagatCAAAATCAACATGTTGCTGGATCGCAGTATTGTTTGAATAGTAATCCAGAGATACAAAATGAATTCTATAATgatgaaaatggaataaatagaATGCAAACTGCACCAGAAGGAActtcaatttcaaatgaaattcctATACGACCTATTCTACCAGAAGAAGGATTTACCGAAAGTTCTCCACCGCCACCTCCAAGCACTTCAACTCATCCTCTCTATAATAAACAATCGGATTCAag ATACACTGCAAGTATGCAAGATCCTCCGCGTGGAGGATATTATCCAACAAATACAACAGGTACTACATTACAGCCACGTCAATATCAATATAGTGCTTCAAATCCATGGcaacgagaagaaaaagagaga GAACAGGCACGCAGAAGAGAAGCTGCAAGACAATGGAGAGATCAACAAATAGCGGAATTGAGTGCACTATCTCATAGAACATCGCAACAAGAGGAACAATTGCGAGCTCTTCAATTGGAAagagattttcaaaaaagagcCGAAGAAATAGCTAATCAACAAGATGATGATGAAGAAAGTAATGATTTAGATACTGAAAATATAAGAGTTCAGCaatctttatttcaaacaaCAGTGATGCaagatcgaaataattcattagAGCAACATTCCAATTTATCTAAGACTAATGTAACAAACCAATCCTCTAAAGGAAATCATTTTTCTCGATCTCTCGGTGGATCTCCGATGCATTCTATGAATGTTGTAACTACACACGGAAATAATACTCTTCAACAATGTACACAAAATATTACAACTACTTGTTTgcagcaacaacagcaacaacaagaCAATTCCAGTTCACTTTTATCTTCAGATTTTCAACATCAACATACTAAtcaaatgcaaaataatatagGACAAATTTCAATGCCATCCTTGATTCATTTGACTTCTTCTCAAAAATCTCTTGGTTTGTCTCAATccaatgaagaaaaagaaatgcacCGTAGACATgaggaaattaaacgaaaacaaATAGATTTCGATGATACtcaattgaaaaaagaggaagaaactaATAAACAACAGCAAATGTATCAACAGCAACATCATTCGCAACAATCGCAATCCCATCTTAAAACTCAACAATTATTGCATTCTAATATGTTGCGATTGGATAGCTTAATTATTAACGGATCAAATGCATCtc cTACACAAAATGGTATCAATGATGCGCCTTTGCCTCCAGAACGAGGTTCTAGTTTTGCGGTTATGTCACAGCAAAATACGCTCAGAtcaaataatgcaaatatatcaaatataatattagcaTCTCAACCGCAAACAACATCCGTTAAAAGAGTCTCATTTCACGATTCAAATGCAAATGTAGAATCTATACGAAATATCTCATCTGGAAATTTGAGCACGAATCAAACTATGACTATGGATGCCATTACAGAAGATCCAAAT aatttcataaatGATGCAGAAATTTTATTGGCATCTCCAAAAACACCCGAAGGATCTGGTGGAACTTCGATTACTGGTAGCACACCTGGCGTTATAGGTGCTCAAGAAGTGTACaa agatccCAGACAAAAAAGACTCGCGGAAAAACAGAAACAGCAACAAAGTTCTCAAGTTGGGCAAGTACCTGAAAAACTcagttttaaagaaaaaatgaaaatgtttgcAATGGAAACCGGTGAAGATGGAACTCCACGGGATAAAGTGAAAATTTCACGTGCACAGCgtgaaatagataatattggaAATCCCGTACTGAATagcaattattacaataacagTAATAATAGTATCATCAACACCAGTAATAGTAACATccaaaataataacaacggCAATAGTATCAATAACAACAATAGCAATCGACAACAATAG